From a single Vicia villosa cultivar HV-30 ecotype Madison, WI unplaced genomic scaffold, Vvil1.0 ctg.001324F_1_1, whole genome shotgun sequence genomic region:
- the LOC131634640 gene encoding uncharacterized protein LOC131634640 codes for MAENGSHEQVDQVSLTFLVDKEKSRVLFAEAGNDFVDALFSFFTLPLGTIARLVAEESNIEAVRFGSISSLYQSLKDLDQQYLWSHTCKKILLNPGNFMEEYWQSMKLNIADTVPKISYFFCENKACKIENRSCVSFIKNQKCICGKLLKQETARILYQLNSFVKVTSTFIIFDDLNMMPNVVGTSLNLLQKLGVNDVGTIDKQTFNVSKKEVLDIFKLSLISKTPLTEFIFKREQFVGGLDPRNQLEFWIGDVMEPFDEMVVKVVRRKSNGQIMYVEAEEDFADFIFSFLIIPLGRVLHMLKGFSFLSCIDSLYKSMTELSSDKGFRSSVVKDKLIKPTIQWEIQLRHQILPIHDHNLDRTNERVNFVDYKSPIAGGYVKSPLTIMVTDDLVVSPMSTISGVSYLEKLKVPFNDVEERTVRICRKEGLSILKASLTTTSALTNGLNLYIIEQLMNEQRALSIHKE; via the exons ATGGCTGAAAATGGGTCACATGAACAAGTTGACCAAGTTTCCCTGACATTTTTGGTGGACAAAGAGAAAAGCAGAGTCCTGTTTGCTGAGGCAGGGAATGATTTCGTTGATGCTCTCTTCAGCTTCTTTACCCTGCCTTTAGGAACTATTGCTAGGCTTGTAGCTGAAGAGTCAAACATCGAAGCAGTGAGATTTGGCAGCATTAGCTCACTTTATCAAAGTTTGAAAGATCTTGATCAACAATATCTATGGTCACATACCTGCAAGAAAATACTACTTAACCCTGGGAATTTCATGGAAGAATACTGGCAGAGTATGAAATTGAACATTGCCGATACTGTTCCCAAGATATCCTACTTCTTCTGTGAGAACAAGGCTTGCAAAATTGAAAATAGGTCTTGTGTGAGtttcataaaaaatcaaaagtGTATATGCGGAAAACTATTAAAACAGGAAACAGCACGGATTTTGTATCAACTAAATTCCTTTGTCAAGGTAACTTccacttttattatttttgatGATCTTAATATGATGCCAAATGTTGTTGGAACAAGTTTAAATCTACTTCAGAAGCTAGGTGTCAATGACGTTGGCACTATTGATAAACAAACCTTCAATGTCAGCAAGAAAGAG GTTCTTGATATTTTCAAGTTGTCCTTGATATCCAAAACTCCTTTGACGGAATTTATCTTCAAAAGGGAACAGTTTGTTGGTGGTTTAGACCCAAGAAATCAATTGGAGTTTTGGATTGGAGATGTCATGGAACCATTTGATGAAATGGTTGTGAAAGTAGtgagaagaaaatcaaatggtCAAATTATGTATGTTGAAGCAGAGGAAGATTTTGCTGACTTTATATTTAGCTTTTTGATCATTCCTTTGGGAAGAGTGTTGCATATGCTCAAAGGATTCTCGTTTTTAAGCTGCATTGATTCTTTATATAAGAGCATGACTGAGTTGTCTTCAGACAAAGGTTTTAGGTCAAGTGTGGTAAAGGATAAACTAATTAAGCCTACTATTCAATGGGAAATTCAACTCAGGCATCAGATATTACCGATACATGACCATAATCTGGATAGGACTAATGAACGAGTAAATTTTGTGGACTATAAATCCCCTATTGCTGGAGGATATGTTAAAAGTCCATTAACAATCATGGTGACTGATGATTTGGTTGTGTCACCAATGTCAACAATTTCTGGTGTTTCATATTTAGAAAAATTGAAGGTGCCCTTCAATGATGTGGAAGAAAGAACTGTCAGGATCTGCAGGAAGGAG GGTCTCAGCATACTAAAAGCTTCATTGACCACAACTTCTGCTTTGACAAATGGTCTAAACCTTTACATAATTGAGCAATTGATGAATGAACAAAGGGCACTGTCTATCCATAAAGAGTAG
- the LOC131634641 gene encoding uncharacterized protein LOC131634641 — MAAATATESVEPGDKVTLRVMVDKQKNEVVYAEAGKDFVEALLSFLTMPLGTIARLVAKDSNMKPVKFGSISSLYQSVSDLDEQYLCSHICKEMLLNPMNSMGVYYEKVKLNIDDTPTRVFLCEDWICVRCMRCMRCMSIFSNPKCPCGKLLEISDGSLIAVENGFVMKGATFIIDDNLCLMPNDLGTSLCLLQKRGINGTADIEKKTILVGKKEVADLLKLSLLSKTPLTDFVLKNSQILCNSNPNSEIKLGKCLPSDSDEGKQMVVKVLRRKSNRKILFATAEEDFADFLFSFLTFPLGGVLHMLEGSSSLSCIDVLYRSIKELSPERCLTSKLLKDLLAKPPIFPKYDELRSQILPIGTIKLIYESDSDGMDSIEKKSPNSGGYATSPLTIMVTDDLVVTPMSSVDGVSYLERMNVPFNDVEELVIRIGLKEGLSILKASLTSTSALTNALNHYIDIYTIAYVHGRKLICWANLTSDNALTDRLYNLKKPKEEYEV, encoded by the exons ATGGCTGCTGCCACTGCAACTGAATCAGTTGAACCTGGTGATAAAGTTACCTTGAGAGTAATGGTGGACAAACAAAAGAACGAAGTTGTGTATGCTGAGGCTGGGAAGGATTTTGTTGAAGCTCTCTTGAGCTTCTTAACCATGCCTTTAGGTACTATTGCAAGACTTGTGGCTAAGGACTCAAATATGAAACCGGTTAAATTTGGCAGCATTAGCTCACTGTATCAAAGTGTATCAGATCTTGATGAACAATATCTATGTTCTCATATTTGCAAGGAAATGCTACTCAATCCAATGAATTCAATGGGAGTTTATTACGAGAAGGTCAAACTGAACATTGACGACACTCCCACCAGGGTTTTCTTGTGTGAGGATTGGATATGTGTGAGATGTATGAGATGTATGAGATGTATGAGCATTTTTAGCAATCCGAAATGCCCTTGTGGAAAGCTTTTGGAGATATCAGATGGAAGTTTGATAGCTGTTGAAAATGGCTTTGTAATGAAAGGTGCTACTTTTATAATAGATGACAATCTTTGTCTGATGCCTAATGATCTTGGAACAAGTCTATGTTTGCTTCAGAAGCGAGGAATCAACGGCACTGCAGATATTGAGAAAAAAACAATACTAGTTGGAAAGAAGGAG gtagcAGATCTTCTCAAGTTGTCCTTACTCTCCAAGACCCCTCTGACCGACTTTGTCTTAAAGAATAGTCAAATCCTTTGTAATTCAAACCCAAATTCCGAGATTAAACTTGGAAAGTGCTTACCATCTGATTCTGATGAAGGTAAGCAGATGGTTGTGAAAGTACTGCgaagaaaatcaaatagaaaGATTTTGTTTGCTACAGCAGAGGAAGATTTTGCAGACTTTCTGTTTAGTTTTCTTACTTTTCCTCTTGGAGGAGTGTTGCATATGCTAGAAGGATCATCTTCTTTAAGTTGCATTGATGTTTTATATAGGAGCATTAAAGAGTTGAGTCCAGAAAGATGTTTGACATCAAAATTACTCAAAGACCTCCTAGCTAAGCCTCCAATTTTTCCAAAATATGATGAACTTAGGAGCCAGATATTACCAATTGGAACAATTAAGCTCATTTACGAATCTGATAGTGACGGGATGGATTCTATCGAAAAAAAATCCCCTAATTCTGGAGGATATGCCACAAGTCCATTAACGATTATGGTGACAGATGACTTGGTTGTGACTCCAATGTCATCTGTTGACGGTGTTTCTTATTTAGAAAGAATGAATGTCCCCTTTAATGATGTGGAGGAATTGGTCATTAGAATCGGTTTGAAGGAG GGTCTCAGCATTCTAAAAGCTTCTTTGACCTCAACATCTGCTTTGACAAACGCTCTTAACCACTACATAG ATATATACACAATTGCATATGTACATGGAAGGAAATTGATTTGTTGGGCTAATTTGACATCTGATAATGCTTTGACAGATAGATTATACAACCTGAAGAAGCCAAAGGAAGAATATGAAGTTTGA
- the LOC131634639 gene encoding uncharacterized protein LOC131634639: MAANASGQQSDNDQVPLTVFIDKEKNKVVYAEAGKDFVDVFFSFLTLPLGTIAKLVAKDSNIEAVNFGSISSLYQSVSNLDEQFLWSNTCKEMLLNPRNSMQRYCQNMKLNIDETQPLMYYFCEDETCRRENWYSLCTFKDQLCTCGNLMNVVVPQKNNTENGFVNHSSTFVISDNLFVMPNLLRTSLSLFQKLGIKDIDAVDKQTINISKKEVVDILKFSLISKTPLTDFFFKKVKLVSNLDPRNRLEFWIGESELEDEPSDESNMVVKILRRKSNEKILFVEAKEDFADFVFSFLTFPLGGVLHMLQGFSFLSCIDNLYKSMTGLCTARCLTSYEIKEKLSKPLISMEFKLRNQILPIHGDYKDRSEPYGYIDPKSPISGGFAKGPLTFMVTDDLVMSPMSSSNVVSYLERMNVPLNDLEERVVSIGVKEGLRILKAALTTTSALTNGLSLSIMEQFFHEQKSQSIRKAN; encoded by the exons ATGGCTGCAAATGCATCAGGTCAACAAAGTGACAATGATCAAGTTCCCCTAACAGTTTTTATTGACAAAGAGAAAAACAAAGTTGTGTATGCTGAGGCAGGAAAAGATTTTGTCGACGTTTTCTTCAGCTTCTTAACATTGCCCTTAGGGACAATTGCAAAACTCGTAGCTAAGGATTCAAATATAGAAGCAGTAAACTTTGGCAGCATTAGCTCACTCTATCAAAGTGTATCAAATCTCGATGAACAATTTCTATGGTCAAACACATGCAAAGAAATGTTACTCAATCCAAGGAACTCAATGCAACGTTATTGCCAGAACATGAAACTCAACATCGATGAAACACAACCCTTGATGTACTATTTCTGTGAGGACGAGACTTGCAGAAGAGAAAATTGGTACAGTTTGTGTACTTTCAAGGATCAATTATGCACTTGTGGAAACCTAATGAATGTAGTAGTTCCACAGAAAAACAACACCGAAAATGGCTTTGTCAACCATAGTTCGACTTTTGTTATTTCCGACAATCTTTTCGTGATGCCTAATCTTCTTAGAACAAGTTTAAGTCTCTTTCAGAAGCTTGGAATCAAGGACATTGACGCGGTTGATAAACAAACAATAAATATCAGCAAGAAAGAG GTAGTTGATATTCTCAAGTTTTCTTTGATATCAAAGACTCCTTTGACAgactttttctttaaaaaggtaaAATTGGTTAGTAATTTAGACCCGAGAAACCGATTGGAATTTTGGATTGGTGAATCAGAGTTAGAAGATGAACCATCTGATGAATCAAATATGGTTGTGAAAATACTTAGAAGAAAATCGAATGAAAAAATTCTGTTTGTTGAGGCGAAAGAAGATTTTGCTGACTTTGTTTTTAGTTTTCTTACCTTTCCTTTGGGAGGTGTGTTGCATATGCTCCAAGGATTCTCTTTTTTGAGCTGCATTGATAATTTATACAAAAGCATGACTGGGTTGTGTACAGCTAGATGTTTGACATCTTATGAAATCAAAGAGAAATTATCTAAACCTTTGATTTCGATGGAATTCAAACTCAGGAACCAAATATTACCTATTCATGGTGATTATAAAGATAGAAGTGAACCATATGGATACATTGATCCTAAATCTCCGATTTCTGGAGGATTTGCAAAAGGACCATTAACTTTTATGGTGACAGATGATTTGGTAATGAGTCCAATGTCATCTAGTAATGTTGTTTCATATCTAGAAAGAATGAATGTCCCTCTTAATGACTTGGAAGAAAGGGTTGTCAGCATTGGTGTCAAGGAG GGTCTCAGGATTTTAAAAGCTGCATTAACAACAACTTCTGCTTTAACAAATGGTCTCAGCCTTTCCATAATGGAGCAATTCTTTCATGAACAAAAGTCTCAATCTATCCGTAAGGCCAATTAA